In Lampris incognitus isolate fLamInc1 chromosome 13, fLamInc1.hap2, whole genome shotgun sequence, the genomic stretch aCAGGCAATCTCCACGACTACCTAAACCCAGTGACGTCACTGGAGGATGCGCATCATCGCAACTGAACTGAATGACAGTGAATGAAGTGCCTATTTTACTTTTATCGGattgccccccacacacacacacacaaacacacacacacacacacacacacacactttcatcgtTTTCCttcttctatccatccatccattatccaagcccgaTTGGGAtacaatcggggtcgcgggatgctggagcctatccccgcagtcattgggcggcaggctagCCCATATTAATTTACTTAATCAAATCCACTATTTGGTTCTACTATAACCAATGTATTTATTTATGAATCGGTTTAGTTTTTGTGGggtttgtttttggggggtttttttcaaGGAGAGATTATTTTAGCTGTCGGCAGCGAGCAGTGTGTGCGCATATGTGACTCACACCATCTCTATCACGAAGTCGTGACTGAGGGTGGATTTGACTTGGACTAGACTGCCTCAGTCACTACAACAGGCATatggggtgggtggagggggggcgagagagggaaATGCAGACGCACAGAAAGCAGAGTGTGTGTGGCATACAAAGGAAAAACGACTGGGAGAAAATCAAATAAGAGAAGAGAGAAATTGAAGAAGTCGTCTGCTGTTCATGACTGCTCTTTGTAATGACTAGTAAAACGTCCACGCAGCGAGGGAAAATACGAAAAACACAGGAATCTGAGTATGAATTTATATTGGACTGCATTATTCGACAAGGTGTTATCCAACGTGACTTGAAATGCATGATCAAGAAAGTGGTCGAGTTCAAGAATGCAGACTGGAAAAAGCTCTTCCAAATAGACCAAAACCTTTTACGTTAACAGCACGAGGGTAACCATCGGTCAGTTAACTCCACTGACATCCGCGTCACCGTAAATACATGTCAGCCAGACTCCCGATTCAAAATGCCACTTTAATAAAATATCCCATATTTAATCATCGTCACACTGTGTGAACATTCAGTCAGAAAAACAACATCCCTTATTCAGGAATTCTCCCCACACCCGAACTTTGGAAGTTTCTGGtcttgtctctctccccctctttgctCATCCGTGGAAGAGAAGACGAAGATGGGTAAGGAGGGGGTAATTGTGAATATGATAAAGGAGAGGGAAATGTGGGAAATTAAACGAGTGTGAGAGGTTGTCATCATGGATCATTCTGAGTCCTGGTCCAGTTTGGGCTCTACATAGAAGAGCAGAGAAAAAAGTAGAGCGTAAACATTTCAGGAAAACATGTTCAGTGACATTTCTACCTCAAATCAGCATTTTGTCATTCCACTTGGTGAAACACACCATCTGTTAGCAGGTGCCCCGCAGTGTAGTGTATTCAGACAAAGGAagtcatttcatccctctgccaacCCCCCAATCTCCCCCATCTTCTTGTATCCCCCCACCCCAGACTCACCAGTGAAGGTGAACTGAGGGAAGCTGTTCAGGTCTCCTCCTCCATACAGTTTCTGGAGCTTAGCTTCCTCCTCTAAGAGGCACTTCTCGTAGTCTGGTCCCGCCTCCACCCTCCCTCCAAACATTCTTATTGGATGACAGTGTATGggtatgggtgggtgggtgtgtgtgtgggggggggtgttagtgagGGTAGAGAGGAAAGGTGAACAGCAAAGTTTAGCAAAGGTGAAGCAAAGGACAAAAGAGACAGGAGAAGCAACAAGATgaagaaaggagaggagatgagagaggagaTGAGACAGGGAAGGGTTGTAAATTTGTAGTGGTTATTGTGCCAGACAGGTTTAATTGACttagtctgtctgcctgtccatccTGGAATGCTTGACTAGTTTGTACATCTGTCCAGATATATTAGTGCTGGCAGTCGGACTTTGATTACGACACTCATTAAAAGTTCTTTTTGTTTTCagtggtgggcaatcttatccagaaagggccagtgtgggtgaaggtttttcttccaaccaagcagttacacgcctgatcccactaatcaaccagtagtctttgctgaggaacttgattagcagacaggtgtgtaattgcttggtaagaacaaaaaccttcacccacactggccctttctggataagattgcccaccactGAAAACAAAAAGAACTTTTAATGAGTGTCGTAATCATTGGCCACCCCTGATTTAGAGCCTTCTTTGGCGGCATGTCTTGATACAGAGGTAATGCCTGATCCTGATCAGCTGTCCAGATGCACGTGGCACTCATCAGCCATTTCATGACCTTTTGAAGGCGCTAACTTTACTAACTGAAGACTCACTGGCACACACATTCAATTTAGGAACAAGTGGCATTCGATATTCAGCGCagatgtgtaagaacaaatttgggtGGTTAATAACATTTCATGAATGTGATATTTAGGGTCTGCAGTGGTATAGCGGTCTAAGCACTGGctgtgtgttgatgcagttgcccactggagaccggggttcgcgccccggtctcgtcagatccgactatggctggactcgatgaagcagctggatttgccttgtcacgaaagtggcgaggtgtttcctttgagactgccagccggagagatgcagttggcgaacacatgcagtacgaaggtgggtgtttgaactaagaatagggatcgattggccagtaaattggaagagagaaaaaaaagggaaaaatcagaaataaatttagggagaaaaaaatgaatgTGAAATTTCTCTTATGCACTTCTCGCAAGAACAAATAAagactggaggcctgtccagggtgtctctacacctgccgcccagtgactgctgggatagactccagcatccctgcgactctgattgggataagcggcttggataatggatggatggaagagaaACTTAAAAAGATgtttttacaatttcatttagcagttgCTTTTGTCCAAAGCAACCTACATCTgacagttaatacaacacaagcaaggatctagtcaggaggcgacaatgcaaccaagtgtaaaaaaaaaaaaactaggttcaagtccgataggacataggtgtcaacaggcagtacaCAAAGGCAAAGATGACTACTGATGATGTGATGATTATCATGAGGTTTTCAAGCTGTATTGAGCTCCAACTGTGTATAGCTCTACCTGCACTTGTTGTCGTATTCTCTGATTTTCTCCATGAAGAGTCTCTGGACTGGATCAATGCCTGAGGGACACACAAACAATATATTATTACCGATgacaatctgtgtgtgtgcacatgtatgatGGCCTGTATGTCTTTTTCTGATACCTTCAGGAATCCCCAGGGTTGAAGTCTGTCGTCCCCCTTCTGCCTCTCCCTCTGCATCCACCTCCTTTCTCCCGGCAGGAGGTGCTGAGcctgctccctcctcctcctgaCTCAATCCCAGTACCTCCTTTGGAGCAGGAGGAGCCATGTTGCAAAGGGGAGGGGAAACAGGAGCAGGTGGTGTGTCTTGTTCTCCAGGTGCTGGATCTGTGGAAGCTGGGCCAGAGGGGACTGTTTTCATAGTAACAGGGCCAAGGATGGGACAGGGCTGGTTCTGAGGGATAACAGCTGATTCAACTTCTAAAGCATTGGTTAAAATTGCAGCTATAGCAAGGTTATCATCCTCAACGGCCCCAAAAAACACCTTCTGCTCTTCTTGTGGACAATCTCTCTCTGTTTGAGTCTCCTGTGGTGGTATTCGAACTGCAGTCTCCTGCCGAGTTATGGTTTCAGTTAAAATATCCCCACCTTGGGTCTCCACTACCACCTCAACCTCAGACAGACTGAGTGATTCAATACTTAGAGATGCATTTGCCACAAACCCTtcatcccctctctcctccctgccaATGGCATGCTCTCTTACTTCCCTTCCTCTCAAAATATCATCCATTGCTACTTTATGAGCAGTCAGAGCTTCTCTTTCTACAGCAACACGACCAGGAACCGAGAAGAGCAGTTCTTCCAGTAAAATTTCTGTTTCAGCTTCCAAAGcttcagacagacagtcagcttCAGACAGAGCTTCCTCTGTGAGAACAGTGGTCTCATCTTTATCCTCAGATGCAAAGTCATCCTCCCTCACCGTCCTCTCTGTTCCTTTTCCAACCTCTTTGGCAAATATTTCCGCTTCTATCTCCAACTGAGCTGAGGTTTCAGTGAGCGTGTCACTCTCTAGCATTCCCAATAATGCCTCAACTTCAGCTAAAGTCACTGACTCAAGGGACATGGCCTCCAAAACACCCCCATCCTcttcccttccatctcctccataaATAACAGACTGTATTACTTCTTCCTGGCTCAGTGGTTTCTCTGTTAAAACCTCTCCGACATCACCCAGAGCCTTCCTGTTCTTTCCAGCTGTTTCTGGGAATTCGGGTTTCTGTTGTACTGTTGACTGAACAGTTGGTGTCGGACCAGAATAGTAGAGACTCTCCAAAACTAAGGACATTTCAGCCTCTAACGCATCGGTGGCTTCAGAGAGAGACTCTAGTGCTAAAATTTCAACCTCAGCTGTCTCCCCACTGGTGTCAACAGACATAGTCACTGTACTCTCTACCATCCTCTCAT encodes the following:
- the LOC130123213 gene encoding uncharacterized protein LOC130123213 isoform X2, coding for MVESTVTMSVDTSGETAEVEILALESLSEATDALEAEMSLVLESLYYSGPTPTVQSTVQQKPEFPETAGKNRKALGDVGEVLTEKPLSQEEVIQSVIYGGDGREEDGGVLEAMSLESVTLAEVEALLGMLESDTLTETSAQLEIEAEIFAKEVGKGTERTVREDDFASEDKDETTVLTEEALSEADCLSEALEAETEILLEELLFSVPGRVAVEREALTAHKVAMDDILRGREVREHAIGREERGDEGFVANASLSIESLSLSEVEVVVETQGGDILTETITRQETAVRIPPQETQTERDCPQEEQKVFFGAVEDDNLAIAAILTNALEVESAVIPQNQPCPILGPVTMKTVPSGPASTDPAPGEQDTPPAPVSPPLCNMAPPAPKEVLGLSQEEEGAGSAPPAGRKEVDAEGEAEGGRQTSTLGIPEGIDPVQRLFMEKIREYDNKCRAQTGPGLRMIHDDNLSHSFNFPHFPLLYHIHNYPLLTHLRLLFHG
- the LOC130123213 gene encoding uncharacterized protein LOC130123213 isoform X1, with product MVESTVTMSVDTSGETAEVEILALESLSEATDALEAEMSLVLESLYYSGPTPTVQSTVQQKPEFPETAGKNRKALGDVGEVLTEKPLSQEEVIQSVIYGGDGREEDGGVLEAMSLESVTLAEVEALLGMLESDTLTETSAQLEIEAEIFAKEVGKGTERTVREDDFASEDKDETTVLTEEALSEADCLSEALEAETEILLEELLFSVPGRVAVEREALTAHKVAMDDILRGREVREHAIGREERGDEGFVANASLSIESLSLSEVEVVVETQGGDILTETITRQETAVRIPPQETQTERDCPQEEQKVFFGAVEDDNLAIAAILTNALEVESAVIPQNQPCPILGPVTMKTVPSGPASTDPAPGEQDTPPAPVSPPLCNMAPPAPKEVLGLSQEEEGAGSAPPAGRKEVDAEGEAEGGRQTSTLGIPEGIDPVQRLFMEKIREYDNKCRMFGGRVEAGPDYEKCLLEEEAKLQKLYGGGDLNSFPQFTFTEPKLDQDSE